The following nucleotide sequence is from Methylocella sp..
CACAAGGCCGGCGGATCGCCGGTCACCGAAGCCGATCATCTCGTCGATCGATTTCTGAAGCAACGCCTCGAAGCGCTGCTGCCGGAGGCGGGCTGGCTCTCCGAGGAAACTGAGGATTCGGCCGCGCGCTTGACCAAGAAACTCATACTGGTGGTCGATCCGATTGATGGTACGCGCGCCTTCGCGCGGGGAGACAGCACCTGGGCGATCGCGGTTGCCCTGGTGCAGGAGGGGCGCCCGCTGATCGGCATTGTCCACGCGCCGGCTTTGGGCGAAACTTATATCGCGGTCAAAGACGGCGGCGCGCGCCTCAACGGCGATCCCATCGAGGTTTCGAGGCTCGTTGCGCTCAACGCGGACGCTAAGGTGGCGGCCCCGGCCTCGCTTGCGCAGGATTTGCGTCAGGCCGGATTGACGTTCGCTTTGCAGCCGCGCATCCCTTCGCTGGCTATGCGCATCGCCCTTGTCGCTTCGGGCGCCCTTGACGCCGGCTTCGCCTCGGAAAATTCCCATGATTGGGATATTGCGGCGGCGGATCTCATTCTCGAAGAAGCCGGAGGACGCTTGGCAAGCCTTGATGGATGCGCGATTGTCTATAATCGCAAGGATACGCGCCACGGCGTGCTTACCGCGGCGCCGCGACAGCTTCATGCTGAGGTCAGCCTCGCCGCGCGGCGCGCGCGCGGCTTTACCTGAAACTGATCTCTATTGAGCTTTTCGGTGGCGCAGAATCTGCTTGGCGCGAAGATTGCGGAACCGATCATTGACGCCAGGAAACCGTCGGAACGATGTTATGAACAAACCTGCTCCCCCCAAGAAACAACTTCTTCATTTTGTATTCGGCGGCGAACTTAAGGATTTAAGCGGCACCGAATTCAAAAATCTCGATCAGGTCGAGCTTGTCGGACTTTATCCGGACCACGCCTC
It contains:
- a CDS encoding 3'(2'),5'-bisphosphate nucleotidase CysQ, which translates into the protein MPSLSHADGLVASFADAVRSAGALALGFFRPGEKTSAAISHKAGGSPVTEADHLVDRFLKQRLEALLPEAGWLSEETEDSAARLTKKLILVVDPIDGTRAFARGDSTWAIAVALVQEGRPLIGIVHAPALGETYIAVKDGGARLNGDPIEVSRLVALNADAKVAAPASLAQDLRQAGLTFALQPRIPSLAMRIALVASGALDAGFASENSHDWDIAAADLILEEAGGRLASLDGCAIVYNRKDTRHGVLTAAPRQLHAEVSLAARRARGFT
- a CDS encoding DUF4170 domain-containing protein translates to MNKPAPPKKQLLHFVFGGELKDLSGTEFKNLDQVELVGLYPDHASAVAAWRSKAQASVDNAQMRYFVAHLHRLLDPEEEEEHE